TCTATGTTCACTGCCCTGTTCATGACACGGTACTTTTTTGCTGGGTGGATACAAGATCCTAAGCATAAATCCTTGTCTATGTCCCAGCTGATCGGCAATACTCACTTTGATTTCTTAAAGCATGCTAGAAGTGCTATAATCATCTCTTTCGCTATGATAGCGCTAGGAGGTTATTTTTTCTCTGCTCAATATAAAACCATGTTTGGCATGGACTTTACGGGCGGTTATTCATTAAATGTTGAGCTTGAAGAAAAGCCAGAGGGAGCAAATTATCGTCAGTTGGCAGCAGAAGCTTTACTTGCCCATGGAGCCACTGCTAACGATTTCCAGCTGCGCACCTTAAGTAAGCCTAATCAATTACGTATTCAATTAGCAACAAGCATGGAACAAAAAGGCCATCCTTTTTATCAATTGCCAGAAACCTACGTGGAAGGCAAGTTTGCTCATGAATACCAAAAAAATCCTCGAATTATTTGGCTTGTTAATACTTTGGCAGATAGGGGATTAAATATAGCTTCTTCACAATTAGATCAGCTGCATACTCATTGGACAGTCATTAGTGGGCAGTTTTCCGAGGCCATGCGTAACAATGCCGTCATCGGTTTAACCATTGCTTTAGCAAGTATTTTGCTATACATTACCTTCCGCTTTGAGTTTAAATTTGCCTTAGGAGCTGTAGTAGGACTAGCCCATGACGTGATCATTACCCTAGGTATATTGGCAATCTTTCAAGCGATTGGCTTTGCCGTCCAGATTGACTTGCAAGTCGTAGGAGCAATTATGACAATTATTGGTTACTCCTTAAATGATACAATCATCGTATTTGATAGAATTCGTGAAGATATGAGGATTATGCGTAAAATGAAGTTTAAAGAGATTGTCAATCATGCTTTAAACATTACTTTAAGCCGTACGCTCATGACTTCAGGTACGACCCTACTAGTCTTGCTATCATTAGTATTGCTAGGAGGCCACTCTATCTTTGCCTTCTCACTAGTCATGACGATTGGTGTCATAGTTGGTACGCTCTCTTCACTATTTATCGCCTCGCCGGTAATGCTTTATATTCACAATCGTGAAATAAAAAAATTGGAAGAGGAAATGCATCCTACCAGAAGACTATCTTCTTAGAAAGAAGGCTCTTTTAAGAGCCCTCTATTGCTTAAACAACTCCCCAAAATCACTTGGTTAAAGGATTTTTTGGAGTTGTTTAAGGCTCTACTAGCCCAGTAGAAAACCTTCTTTTATATAGCAAAATTCCTTAAGGTAAATAAGCACACCGCCGATAATTTCATGGACACCCATGAAATAGTGGCAAAAGAGTTGGGAATGATGGTTTTTAGTAATTCCTTTGGTCTGAAAGTTAAAAAACTCTTAGTTTTAAATTAACCTATCGATTAGCTAAGAGCTTTTCCTCTTCTTCCATAGCTTTCTAGGCAAAAACAACCTCTTTAGCAATTATTAAGAATAAAGAGCAGAGGAGAAAGAGGCAACCTTTTAAATATTAGGCCCATAAATTCTAAATCTCTTAAGTTAAAATGAAGCTATTCTTGCTGCATAAAGAACGATAGGAAATACTCAACCTTTTTCTTTTCTCCCTAGCCATACACTGCACGTATAGATTTCTTGACAAGAGCTTTTTATAAAGCTAGAATGAAGATCATCATCACCGGGACCATAACTGAATGCATTCCATTTTCCACCATCAAGAAGCACCTGTTTGGATTTATCCAAAAATCGACAACGAGTGGAAAGAACTTATTACTAAAGAATTTAAGATACATCCTGTCACCGCTCAGATCCTCCTTGCTAGAGGCTTTACCACGCTCGAGCAAATTCATGATTATCTTTATTCCAAGCTCCCTGATCTGTACGATCCTTTTTTAATGCCAGAAATGCAACAAGCTGTGGATCGCATTAGCCAAGCCATCAAAAACAAAGAAAATATTCTTATCTATGGGGATAATGATGTGGATGGAATGACAGGCACAGCTTTGCTGACTGAATTTTTACAGTTTGTGGGTGCTAATGTATTCTTCTATGTCTCTAATCGGGGCACTAACCGTCAAAGCTTGATAGTAGAAGCCTTAGAATATGCGCTAAAAAATGAGTGTAAGCTACTGATTACCGTAGACTGTGGAATTACAGCAGCCACAGAGATTGCCAAAGTTGTAGAAAGGCAAGTCGATGTAATTATCACTGATCATCATGAGCCTACCGATAAAATCCCCCATTGCGTGGCTACCCTTAATCCTAAGCTACTCAATAGCTCCTATCCTAATCGAGATTTAACAGGTGTAGGTGTGGCTTTTAAACTAGCCCATGCAGTCACCCTTCAAATGGTAGCCGAAGGGCTTATCTCCCCTAAAAAAATTGATCTTAAACGTTACCTAGACCTGGTTGCCCTGGGAACCGTGTCTGATATGGGCTCTTTGCTTGGCGAAAATCGCATTCTTGTAAGCTATGGTTTACGCCAGCTTAAGAAAAATAAACGCATCGGCCTAGCTAAACTCATTTCTATATCTGATGCCGATTTGAACGAACTTTCCACTTTCATGATAGCCTCCAAGCTAGCTCCCCGCCTAAACAGTTTAGGACGTATTGCTGATCCACAGAAAGGCGTTCAGATGCTTTTAGCGCGCAATGTTATTGCTGCTGAGAAACTTGCTGTAGAGCTCGACCTTAACAATATGGAACGCCAGAAAATTGAACGTACCATGTCTTTAGACATTGAAAATACGGTGGCTATACACCCTGAAATTTTTAAAAATAAAGCCATTGTTTTACATTCTGATAAATGGCATCCAGGAGTAATTGCTATCCTATCTACACGTATTTCAAAGCAATACAATCGTCCCACTGTCATGATCGCCATTGATCATGGGGTCGGCAAAGGCTCCTTGCGCTCTATTCATGAATTCCCTCTTCTCAATGTATTAAAAGATTGTTCAGATATTCTTGTCAATTTTGGAGGACATGATTTCGCGGCAGGCTTAACAATTAAAGAGCAACATATCGAAGAGTTTAAAAGACGTTTTATCAAGGCAGCCGATGAGAAATTACGTGATCATGATGTAATGGCCAAACTGATGTTGGATGCAGAGGTTAACTTTCATGAGCTTACTTTTGATTTCATGGAATCCATTCGCCTGCTCGAGCCTTACGGCAATGAAAACCCTCAGCCCATCCTTTATACCATCGCTAAGCAAGCTTGGCCTCCTAAAGTGGTGGGTAAAACACATTTAAAGCTTTATTTAGAGCAGGATGATCGTATGCTAGAAGGGATTGCTTTTGGGCAAGCTGCACAAAGTCCTCTTTTGCGCAAAAAAAATTTGAAACTACGTATAGCTTTCACTCCACAGATTAATAATTTTCAAGGTCCCAGTATCCAACTGCTGATTCGAGATTTCCAAATTATTGATGAAAGCAAGCCATATGTCTGAAATTCTCGTTGGCAAGGTGATTGCTCTAAGCTCTGAGGGGCAGGGAATCGTTCGTGAGAATAACTTGGTTGTTTTTATCCCTTTTACTACTCCCGGCGACACGATCCGCTATCATATTGTAAAGCGTAAAAAAAACTTTGCGACAGGAAAATTACTAGCTGTGCTTAAACCAAGCTTGCAACGAGCAAAACCCCTTTGCCGTTACTATGGCGAGTGCGGAGGATGCCAATTACAGCATCTAGCTTATGAAGCCCAGTTAAAAAACAAACGCGAGATTATTGAAAATGCTTTGATACGCATTGGAAAATTTTCAAAGGTTACGGTTTTACCTGTGGTTGCTGCTCAGATGAACTGGATGTATAGACGTCATATTACCCTCAAAATTATTCCTCATCAAGGGTTTTCCAGGCTAGGTTATATAGCTATTGATAACCAAACTATTCTGCCCATTAAGCATTGCCCTCTATTTCTTGCCGAAGAGGATTTGGCCCTTGCCGAGGTGCAGACCTTGCTAGGGAAAATTTCTTCTCAACAAGCTACTGAAGGAAAAGCAACTCTTTTTAAAACAGAAGCAAGCCACTTAATTTTAAGTTTAAATTTTGAGAAGCTTGATAAGATAGAAGCAGAGATTATCGAAGAATTCTTAAAGCAATTTCCACGCTGGAAAGGAGTCATCATAAAGGGAGGATCAAAAAAATGGGTGTGGGGTGATCCCACCAACTTTCTCGCGGTCGGGGATTTAAAATTTCTTTGCTCCCCTGAAGTCTTCGTCCAAAATCATGCGGAGCAAAGCTTGAAGATCTATCAGCAAATCATTGATTTGCTTTCTCACAAAAAACAAGCTACCATTCTTGATCTTTATTGTGGCATTGGTATCTCTTCTTTACTTTTAAGCCAGCAAGACCATCGGGTCATTGGAATAGAATACAATCCTCTATCAATCGCTATGGCCAAAGAAAATGCCTACCTTAACAGATTGACGACCCCTCAATTCATTGAAGGAGACGTGGAAAAAATCCTACAAAAAGAAATGCACGGCCAGCATGCCGATATCATTATTCTCAATCCTCCTCGCCAGGGAATTACCCCCACCGTCGGAGCAGAAATTTTACGACGTTGCCCACAAGAAATTATTTATGTTTCCTGTATGCCTTCTACTCTTGCTAGAGATCTTTCACTTATCTGTGTTAAAGGTTATAAAATCTCTCTTATTCAACCTTACGATATGTTTCCCCAGACAAGCCATGTTGAAACTCTTGTCCATTTGATACGTGGCTAAAAATAAGATTAACAATGTTAACATACAGGCTCTTGTAATGGCGAAATCTATTGAAGCATGGAGAAAAAAACTTATGGCAGATCTATTTTAAACGATTCTAATGGGGAAAGCTGTCAAAAAAGAGCTAGGAGCTCAGCTAAAAGGGTGCCTGTTTGATCTAGATACTTGTAAGAGGTAAAGTAAGGGATTAAAAAAACAAAGTCTTATCTTGTTTCAAATGAATAACAGTACTTCTTAGGCGCTCCACCCTTAGGCATGATTAAATCATTACTTGCTAGATAGCTCAAGAAGCTCTTCATCTTTCTGTAATTTCTCACTAGCATATTGAAGCGCCCAGCCATCTTGCTTAACAGCCTCAAGAACGACTCTCCTATCGTTCTGAAGCTTTTGGCTAGCATACTCAAGCGCCAAACCGTCTTGCTGAACAGCAATGATTACAACTTCTCTATTATTTCGAAGCTCCAGGCTAGCATGTTGAAGGGCCCGACCATTACACTGGACTGCAGCAACTACAACTTCTCTATCGTTTTGAAGCTTTTGGCTAGCATACTGAAGAGCCCAGCCGTTTTGCTGCACAGCAGCAAGAATAATTTTTTTATCTTGCCGAAATTTTTGGTTAGCATACTGAAGCGCCCAACCGAATTGCTTAACGGCAGCAAAAACAACTTTTCTACTATTTCGAAGCTCGGGACTAGCATACTGGAGCGCCCAGCCGAATTTCTTAACGGCAGCAAGAACGACTTCTTTATCATTTTGAAGCTCTTGGCTAGCATACTGAAGCACCAAACTCTTATGTTGAACAGCAGCAAGGACAAATTCTTTATTATCTCGAAGTTCAGGACTAGCGTACTGAAACGCTAAATCGTCTTGCTGAATAGCAGCAAGAACGACTTCTCTATCATTTTGAAGTTTTAAGCCAGCATACTGAAGCGCCAAGCCATTTTTCTGAACAGCAGTAAGAACGATTTCTTTATCGTTTGCAAGTTCTTGGCTAGCATACTGAAGCGCCAAGCCATTTTTCTGGACAGCACTAAGAACGATCTCTCTATCGTTTTGAAGCTCTGCGGGAGCAAATTGAAGGGCCAAGCCGTTTTTCTGAACAGCAGCAAGAAGGGCCTCCCTATCGCTTTGAAGCCCTTGAAGAGCAGATTGAAGCGTTGAGCCATTTTTCTGAGCAGCAACAAGAGGGGCTTCCCTATCACTTTGAAGCCCTTGGGGGGAAGACGGAAGGGTTAAGCTATTTTTCTGAACAGCAGCAAGAGAGGCTCCTTCATCACTTTGAGACTCTTTGTTAGTAGGCTGAAGCGTCAAATCACTTTGCTGAACAGCGGTAAGCACAGATTCTCTATCATTCGAGAATGCGGGAATAGCCTTCTTAAAAGCTTTGTTATTCTTTTGAGCAGCAGTATGCAGAATTTTTTTATCAATTTCTTTCTTATGAGTAACGTCCCAGATCCCCACCATTATATTTCCTAATACAGGAATCAACAAAGTTACACACCGTTTAAAACTTTTTTGATTAAGATGAGCATAGTAAGGATTTTTGGTCTCTTTTTGCTTAAAGAGTAAAATAACAGCTTTTTGAAAGATATCGACTAAATTAGTCACCGTGCTAAAGATAGGTATATAGTCAGCCTTATGATCTATAAACAGGCAGACTTTAGATAAAGAATTCATTTACATGGCACCTTATATTGTTTATTAACCTAATGTAGAGGTTATCTTTTTTTTTAAATAAATAGTTAAATTTAATAAAAGAAACTTCTAATCTATTTAAAAACATTTATTTCTTAAACGCTCTCTGACTACAAAAAATTAAAAATGCACTATCGGAGTATAAGCTACACTGTAATTATTGAAAATCTTTTAGCAAAAAACGGGATAAACATTTCTTAATTTCAGTCACATTTAAATATGCCCCTCATGGGCATTGTTGCATAAATGGCAAGAAGCGTAGACGATTAAGATTGCTCTTTAACGCTTAAGAGCTATAAAATTTAGTTTGCAAAAACAAGAATATAGGCAAGCTATCAAAAAAGCCCTCTTCCCTTATCACCTACGTAATTGACTCCATTATAACAAAGCTTTAATACAAAGAGGAAGCATTACTTTATGGTTGTCGGATGGGGGCATTAAAGGGTGAAGGAAAAATATAAGCTTAAAGGGAGAAGGAGCACTCAAACATTTACTCCCCTGTCGCTATCCTATGCATGCTGATGATTAAAGCCGTTTATCATTTGCCTCTCCTGAGCTATTCTAAGATTTTTTTTAACATTGATTGTCTTGCTGGCCTTTAAGGCTGCCTTTTCCCTGCTACACCCGCATCTATAGGCGTGCTAAAAAGCTTGGACAGAAATTTGAAGGGGCCAAGCCTTAAAGTGTCTGACAAACGCAGCCTTTACTTCCTCTCGGATGAAAGCTATGGTAAAGGAGAGCGGAAAGTGCGCCAGCCTGGCAAAACAAAGCGAAAGACTTGGAGAAAGATTTACTTAAGCATTTGTCCAGATTCGCATGAAATTATTTTTAAGTAAATTGGCGTAAAGTAATAAAGCTGATGATTTAGTGGCGAGCCAAATGATCCCCAATCTACCTAAGAGCACAAAAACCGCTTATGGAGATAGTGCCTACGATAAGCGAGCTTTCTATCGATCATCTTATGTTCAAGGTATAGATCCTTTAGTACCTCCAAGAAGAGAAGAAAGATTTAAAGCCAAGAGCCAGACGAGCCGGGAAAGAAAGAAATAATACGCTTTCGAGCAACTCTTTATGTAATTATATACTTAATAAAAAGCTTGTTTTTAAGGATAGAGTCAGCCTGAAAAAAGGTTATTTTTTTTCCGGTTATGCAGACGTAGTTTTTTTAAAGGATATAATGCCTTAAAGTCGTTAAAGGTTTAGGAGGAGACAATGAGGCCAGGCAGCTTGAAACTTTGCGGCTATCCTCAAAGATCGCTTGCCAAAAGGGCGACACACCGCTTTAAAAGAAGTTTAAAGGAAATTTTCGCTCTAGTGACGCTAGCCTAGCAGCGAGCAAAATCGCAACTTTAAAAAACTTATGTTTATATAAATAAAAAAGAAATCAACCTTTCTCCAAGCTAACTCTCCTCGTAAAGGCAAGCTTTTTATTAAGTATATGACTGCATAAAAAGTTGCCCAAAAGGGCACTATATGCTACATCATTTGGCGATGAATAAGATGGCATAGCTTGCCATGCCTAAAAAGCAATGTTCAAAGAACAGCGGATGCTAACTTTGGTGATAAGCTTAATGCAAGACTCCTCTTTAAGCAGG
The DNA window shown above is from Neochlamydia sp. AcF84 and carries:
- the recJ gene encoding single-stranded-DNA-specific exonuclease RecJ, which encodes MHSIFHHQEAPVWIYPKIDNEWKELITKEFKIHPVTAQILLARGFTTLEQIHDYLYSKLPDLYDPFLMPEMQQAVDRISQAIKNKENILIYGDNDVDGMTGTALLTEFLQFVGANVFFYVSNRGTNRQSLIVEALEYALKNECKLLITVDCGITAATEIAKVVERQVDVIITDHHEPTDKIPHCVATLNPKLLNSSYPNRDLTGVGVAFKLAHAVTLQMVAEGLISPKKIDLKRYLDLVALGTVSDMGSLLGENRILVSYGLRQLKKNKRIGLAKLISISDADLNELSTFMIASKLAPRLNSLGRIADPQKGVQMLLARNVIAAEKLAVELDLNNMERQKIERTMSLDIENTVAIHPEIFKNKAIVLHSDKWHPGVIAILSTRISKQYNRPTVMIAIDHGVGKGSLRSIHEFPLLNVLKDCSDILVNFGGHDFAAGLTIKEQHIEEFKRRFIKAADEKLRDHDVMAKLMLDAEVNFHELTFDFMESIRLLEPYGNENPQPILYTIAKQAWPPKVVGKTHLKLYLEQDDRMLEGIAFGQAAQSPLLRKKNLKLRIAFTPQINNFQGPSIQLLIRDFQIIDESKPYV
- a CDS encoding DUF4116 domain-containing protein: MNSLSKVCLFIDHKADYIPIFSTVTNLVDIFQKAVILLFKQKETKNPYYAHLNQKSFKRCVTLLIPVLGNIMVGIWDVTHKKEIDKKILHTAAQKNNKAFKKAIPAFSNDRESVLTAVQQSDLTLQPTNKESQSDEGASLAAVQKNSLTLPSSPQGLQSDREAPLVAAQKNGSTLQSALQGLQSDREALLAAVQKNGLALQFAPAELQNDREIVLSAVQKNGLALQYASQELANDKEIVLTAVQKNGLALQYAGLKLQNDREVVLAAIQQDDLAFQYASPELRDNKEFVLAAVQHKSLVLQYASQELQNDKEVVLAAVKKFGWALQYASPELRNSRKVVFAAVKQFGWALQYANQKFRQDKKIILAAVQQNGWALQYASQKLQNDREVVVAAVQCNGRALQHASLELRNNREVVIIAVQQDGLALEYASQKLQNDRRVVLEAVKQDGWALQYASEKLQKDEELLELSSK
- the rlmD gene encoding 23S rRNA (uracil(1939)-C(5))-methyltransferase RlmD, with product MSEILVGKVIALSSEGQGIVRENNLVVFIPFTTPGDTIRYHIVKRKKNFATGKLLAVLKPSLQRAKPLCRYYGECGGCQLQHLAYEAQLKNKREIIENALIRIGKFSKVTVLPVVAAQMNWMYRRHITLKIIPHQGFSRLGYIAIDNQTILPIKHCPLFLAEEDLALAEVQTLLGKISSQQATEGKATLFKTEASHLILSLNFEKLDKIEAEIIEEFLKQFPRWKGVIIKGGSKKWVWGDPTNFLAVGDLKFLCSPEVFVQNHAEQSLKIYQQIIDLLSHKKQATILDLYCGIGISSLLLSQQDHRVIGIEYNPLSIAMAKENAYLNRLTTPQFIEGDVEKILQKEMHGQHADIIILNPPRQGITPTVGAEILRRCPQEIIYVSCMPSTLARDLSLICVKGYKISLIQPYDMFPQTSHVETLVHLIRG